Proteins encoded together in one Bactrocera neohumeralis isolate Rockhampton unplaced genomic scaffold, APGP_CSIRO_Bneo_wtdbg2-racon-allhic-juicebox.fasta_v2 cluster11, whole genome shotgun sequence window:
- the LOC126765679 gene encoding LOW QUALITY PROTEIN: tigger transposable element-derived protein 2-like (The sequence of the model RefSeq protein was modified relative to this genomic sequence to represent the inferred CDS: inserted 2 bases in 1 codon) → MSSKKLKCLQLKEKTDILDSLKKGTSVTNLAKKYNVAKSTICSIKKKKEAILECVNNTYQGPGKRKTLKSSELPAMEKSLYLWFIRMRERNCPVSGLMLREKAKELHSLLKESATGFNASDGFKKRYGVRLLKVSGEKLSSQPQLFDPFKLKLKQKIQEMELCNDQLYNADESGLFWKLLPDKTYVSSYEKTAPGTKTEKQRITFLCCANASVAHKLKLLVIGKAKNPRSFKHFSCPMDYKNSKSAWLTSAIFKHWFHQSFVPQVRLFLKRKNLPIKALLLIDNAXPSEAELKTEDGNIIAMFMPPNITPLIQPMDQNAIKITKLYYRNSLLASIAAKNLDLLESMKNVTLKDAVTLLSVAWDRVSTETLANCWKNILSLMGNEEDPEYNIPLSNLKDKWSAEINSLMRMSVDLLQDLRPQVEFTLPMVREWNDDPCVDDTTEIHEIEESDDDDCIAEDPIKKIAASEAVEIFNKALQWAGDAMVDQSDMSVLRRLREKTVFQLLERKKQQKKITDFFNE, encoded by the exons ATGAGTTCTAAAAAATTGAAGTGCTtgcaattaaaagaaaaaacagacaTTTTAGACAGTCTGAAAAAAGGAACAAGTGTGACTaacttagcaaaaaaatataatgtcgCTAAGTCAACAATATGcagtattaaaaagaaaaaggaagCCATTTTAGAATGCGTGAATAATACATACCAAGGACcgggaaaaagaaaaactttaaaatcgtCAGAGCTTCCAGCTATGGAAAAAAGTCTATACCTTTGGTTCATCCGGATGCGCGAAAGGAATTGTCCTGTAAGTGGATTAATGCTAAGAGAAAAGGCTAAGGAATTGCATTCCCTACTTAAAGAAAGCGCGACCGGATTCAATGCTAGTGACGGATTTAAGAAAAGATACGGAGTTAGATTGCTTAAAGTATCTGGAGAAAAACTCTCATCGCAGCCTCAATTGTTTGATCCATTTAAActgaaactaaaacaaaaaattcaggAAATGGAGTTATGTAATGACCAATTGTACAATGCTGACGAATCTGGTTTATTCTGGAAGCTTTTGCCAGATAAGACCTATGTATCATCGTATGAAAAAACTGCTCCAGGAACAAAGACGGAGAAGCAGCGTATAACATTTCTCTGTTGCGCAAATGCATCGGTTGCacataaacttaaacttttagTAATTGGTAAGGCAAAAAATCCACGCAGCTTTAAACACTTTAGTTGCCCTATGGATTATAAGAACTCGAAATCAGCCTGGCTGACGTCTGCCATTTTTAAACATTGGTTCCATCAATCTTTTGTGCCAcag GTAAGATTGTTTCTAAAGCGGAAGAACTTACCAATAAAGGCACTATTACTTATTGACAACGC CCCAAGTGAAGCAGAATTAAAAACTGAAGATGGAAATATAATTGCCATGTTCATGCCGCCAAATATCACCCCTCTTATCCAACCTATGGATCAAAATGCGATTAAAATAACGAAGTTATATTACAGAAACAGTTTGTTGGCTTCAATAGCAGCAAAAAACTTAGATTTGCTTGAATCAATGAAAAATGTAACGTTGAAAGATGCTGTTACTCTTTTATCTGTCGCGTGGGATCGGGTCAGCACAGAAACTCTTGCCAATTgttggaaaaacattttaagtttAATGGGAAACGAGGAGGACCCTGAATATAACATTCCATTAAGTAACCTGAAAGACAAATGGAGTGCAGAAATAAACTCTTTAATGCGAATGTCAGTTGATCTCCTTCAGGACTTGCGTCCTCAG gtCGAGTTTACATTGCCAATGGTTCGAGAGTGGAACGATGACCCTTGTGTTGATGATACCACCGAAATCCATGAAATTGAAGAAAGTGACGATGATGATTGTATTGCCGAAGACCCCATAAAGAAAATTGCCGCAAGTGAGGCAGTTGAAATCTTTAACAAGGCATTGCAATGGGCTGGAGATGCAATGGTTGATCAAAGCGACATGAGTGTACTTAGACGCTTAAGGGAGAAAACAGTATTTCAACTATTAGAAAGGAAAAAGCAGCAGAAAAAGATAAcggatttttttaatgaataa
- the LOC126765710 gene encoding uncharacterized protein LOC126765710: MHGRCIFPVASADNPADLGTRECKPLHLTSTTLWWNGPRWLTESPDSWPQSPIRNIIAPEGRNIDSFHTAIDDADILEPFSSYSRALRVIAYMFKFIERLKIKVKGEPSVYSQGDTLLHLDLQKAKVALITYTQSRHFSSETSLLRESKPINKRSSLLVLNPFLDTKGVLRANGWLANSSLTYNERHPIILPEQSQLATLLIRYIHILMLHAEHRLMQHIIRQEFYIPRLKPQIKKCIFMCKICAMHKQKMRTQIMAALPPQRCNFAPPFTTTGVDFAGPFQIKASMLRSPTLMKGYVAVFVCFTTKAVHLELCTNLTKEAFLAAFARGWSHV; encoded by the coding sequence ATGCATGGAAGATGTATATTTCcagtagccagtgctgacaatcctgccgatctaggtacaagagagTGCAAACCCCTGCACCTTACCTCCACCACTCTTTGGTGGAATGgtccccgatggttaacagaatctcccgattcttggccacaatcgcctaTCCGCAATATAATTGCCCCCGAAGGTCGGAATATCGATTCCTTTCATACAGCGATAGACGATGCCGACATCCTTGAGCCATTTTCATCATATTCCCGAGCACTCAGGGTAATCGCTTACATGTTCAAattcatagagcgactcaaGATTAAAGTCAAGGGAGAGCCCTCAGTGTACTCCCAAGGTGATACATTGTTGCACCTAGAcctacaaaaggcaaaggtcgctctcATCACTTACACCCAATCGCGCCATTTCAGCAGCGAGACgtcactactaagagaatcgaagccgattaaTAAAAGGAGCTCACTTTTAGTACTAAATCCATTTCTGGATACAAAAGGTGTGCTTCGTGCGAATGGTTGGCTTGCCAACTCAAGCCTGACATATAACGAACGCCATCCCATAATTTTGCCAGAACAATCACAACTTGCCACATTGCTTATCcgctatatacacatattaatgCTACACGCGGAACATCGCTTGATGCAACATATAATCCGCcaagagttctatattccccgacttaagcctcaaataaaaaagtgcattttcatgtgcaagatctgcgCGATGCATAAACAGAAAATGaggacgcagattatggcagcacttccaccgcaACGCTGCAACTTTGCTCCGCCTTTCACTACCACAGGCGTCGATTTCgctgggccttttcagataaaggcgtccatgctaaggtcccCCACACTAATGAAGggctacgtggctgtctttgtctgttttacgacaaaagcagtgcacctcgagctatgtactaatctgacaaaagaggctttcctcgcggcatttgcacgcggatggagtcatgtgtag